Proteins from a genomic interval of Syntrophorhabdales bacterium:
- a CDS encoding DNA recombination protein RmuC: MNWVAVVVALVAGFVLGLGSAFLLRIVQNRTARELAGELFRESESERKAHVDAIVENVKAAFGCLSLDALAKSTEEFLKLAHQRLESERELGVKELDAKKGLIDQQLQRMTNQLESVSVLMSSLEKDRVEKFGELSKHLKLAGEQTATLAQTTAMLREALASTKARGQWGERMAEDILRLAGFIESVNYVKQKAIEGIGSRPDFTFLLPKDLRLNMDVKFPLDNYMRFLEAASDMEKSRFRSDFLKDVRAKIKEVTTREYINPEQNTIDYALLFIPNEQIYAFIYEHDSMIVDESLRSKVLFVSPLTLFAVLAIIRQAVDAFALEQTSNEILSLLGSFKKQWDEFQKKFEVLGKRIEDTQKEYEALTTTRRRQLEKPLNKIEELRNQRGLPASYAPDE, encoded by the coding sequence ATGAACTGGGTGGCGGTTGTTGTTGCTCTCGTAGCAGGTTTTGTTCTCGGATTGGGCTCTGCTTTTCTGCTGCGGATCGTACAGAACAGAACTGCGCGCGAATTGGCCGGGGAGCTTTTTCGGGAGAGCGAGAGTGAGCGAAAAGCCCATGTCGACGCGATAGTGGAAAACGTGAAAGCCGCTTTTGGCTGTCTCTCTCTGGACGCGCTTGCCAAGTCCACCGAAGAATTTCTGAAGCTTGCCCACCAGCGACTGGAATCTGAGCGTGAACTGGGTGTAAAGGAACTGGATGCCAAGAAAGGCCTTATAGATCAGCAACTGCAAAGAATGACAAACCAGCTGGAATCGGTTTCGGTTCTCATGTCTTCTCTGGAGAAAGACAGGGTTGAGAAATTCGGAGAGCTGAGCAAGCATCTGAAACTTGCCGGCGAACAAACCGCAACGCTTGCCCAGACCACGGCCATGCTCAGGGAGGCTCTTGCAAGCACAAAAGCGAGGGGACAATGGGGCGAGCGTATGGCAGAAGACATACTGCGGTTGGCAGGATTTATCGAAAGCGTCAATTACGTGAAGCAGAAAGCCATAGAGGGCATAGGGTCGCGACCCGATTTTACCTTTCTTCTCCCCAAGGATCTGCGGTTGAACATGGACGTCAAGTTCCCCCTTGATAACTATATGAGATTTCTTGAGGCTGCTTCCGATATGGAAAAGTCAAGATTTCGAAGCGACTTTCTGAAAGATGTGAGGGCCAAAATAAAAGAGGTCACTACGCGGGAGTATATAAACCCCGAACAGAATACAATTGATTATGCCCTGCTTTTTATACCCAACGAACAGATATATGCATTTATCTACGAACACGACAGTATGATCGTCGACGAGAGCTTGCGAAGCAAGGTGCTCTTCGTTTCGCCGCTAACTCTCTTTGCCGTGCTGGCAATAATCCGTCAGGCGGTGGATGCCTTCGCGTTGGAGCAGACCTCGAACGAGATACTCTCTCTCCTGGGAAGCTTCAAGAAGCAATGGGATGAGTTTCAGAAGAAATTTGAAGTTCTTGGGAAGCGCATTGAGGATACCCAGAAGGAGTACGAGGCCCTCACAACAACGCGCAGGCGACAACTTGAGAAGCCGCTGAACAAGATAGAAGAACTCAGGAACCAAAGGGGACTGCCCGCCTCGTACGCCCCCGACGAGTGA
- a CDS encoding cation transporter translates to MAEAMIKIEGMTCQHCVMRVKKAFETLPGILSLDVQIGRASLSYDDSVVKREDLEAAVTAAGYRVAA, encoded by the coding sequence ATGGCGGAAGCAATGATCAAGATTGAAGGCATGACCTGCCAGCACTGTGTGATGCGCGTGAAAAAGGCCTTTGAAACTCTTCCCGGCATATTATCGCTCGACGTCCAAATCGGTCGAGCCAGCCTCAGCTACGATGATTCGGTGGTCAAGCGGGAGGATCTCGAAGCAGCCGTTACGGCAGCCGGGTATCGCGTAGCAGCGTGA
- a CDS encoding molybdopterin-dependent oxidoreductase, with protein sequence MRQIGRRLFLRIAAWSALAASAPSWVWAVFVEKLQVRTVEKDTFRFNPVTGSIHWTDKKREEPYYLLVDGLVQQPLRLSYGELKALPRTEQSSDFHCVEGWSVKALRWGGFRFSEIMKKVALRPPAKYVVFHSLGKTESPAGTLDHYVESFSIEELLDPKKECLLALSLDGKPLPHEHGAPLRVVSPYDLGYKGSKFVARIEFTTKREAGWWTLANPVYPSEAPVPKSRLTKKN encoded by the coding sequence GTGCGACAAATAGGCAGAAGGTTGTTTCTCAGGATTGCGGCTTGGAGCGCTCTCGCCGCGTCCGCGCCCTCGTGGGTGTGGGCGGTCTTTGTCGAAAAACTTCAAGTCAGGACTGTCGAGAAAGATACGTTCCGATTCAATCCCGTAACCGGTTCAATCCACTGGACGGATAAAAAGCGTGAAGAGCCTTACTACTTGCTGGTTGATGGACTTGTCCAGCAACCGCTTCGTCTCTCCTATGGAGAACTCAAAGCCTTGCCCCGAACAGAGCAGTCATCTGATTTTCATTGCGTCGAGGGCTGGTCGGTCAAGGCGCTGCGCTGGGGCGGTTTCCGTTTCAGTGAAATCATGAAAAAGGTCGCACTACGTCCCCCGGCAAAGTATGTGGTTTTTCATTCACTTGGAAAAACAGAGTCCCCTGCCGGCACGCTCGATCACTATGTCGAGTCGTTTTCAATCGAAGAATTGCTCGATCCGAAGAAGGAATGCCTGCTCGCGTTGTCGCTGGACGGCAAGCCTCTGCCGCACGAGCATGGCGCGCCTCTGCGCGTGGTCTCGCCCTACGACCTTGGTTACAAGGGAAGTAAATTTGTGGCAAGGATCGAATTCACCACTAAGAGAGAGGCCGGTTGGTGGACGCTCGCAAATCCAGTTTACCCTTCCGAAGCCCCGGTGCCGAAAAGCAGGCTGACAAAGAAGAATTGA
- a CDS encoding DHA2 family efflux MFS transporter permease subunit: MNKWIVAIVVMIPTLIEIVDMSVVNVALDHIRGSLSAGIDESTWTITTYLVSNAIIIPITGWLSRVFGRKVYLLFSIALFTASSLLCGLAWNLESLIVFRIFQGLGGGALQPISQSILLETFPPRQHGIAMAFFGLGIMFGPIVGPLMGGWITDNWSWHWIFFINVPIGVLSLLLTFLVIKDPPYMMRIRMKMDYLGLLFIVLGLGCLQVVLDKGEREDWFASNLIVWLSVTSVVSLVLFVLAELRAEAPVVSLKIFRNASFSAGNTIMFFAFFIMFSSIVLLPLYLQTLMGYTATLAGVVLGPGGFATVIALLIAGPLITKVNPKAILLFGVLMLALSVYLMSGFNLLASFESIMWPRIILGFGMGFIFIPLTNLTLSTVRKEDMANATAIFNLLRNLGGSFGVAFVTTLLARRAQFHQLRLVEHLTPFDQPYQFMLQKGRAIFGSHGIGTMLADKGILGMTYKNLIREATMLSFNDTFYLLGIMGVCLIPLVYFLRRGAHTDVGAMH, translated from the coding sequence ATGAATAAGTGGATCGTCGCTATTGTCGTCATGATCCCCACGTTGATTGAGATCGTGGACATGTCGGTAGTGAATGTTGCCCTCGATCACATCAGAGGAAGTCTCTCTGCGGGCATTGACGAATCAACGTGGACGATCACGACGTATCTCGTCTCCAACGCAATCATAATTCCTATAACAGGGTGGCTCAGCCGTGTCTTTGGAAGGAAGGTCTATCTTCTTTTCTCTATAGCACTGTTCACTGCGAGTTCTCTTCTCTGCGGCCTTGCATGGAACCTGGAAAGTCTCATCGTGTTCCGTATCTTCCAGGGACTCGGCGGCGGTGCGCTCCAGCCTATTTCGCAGTCAATTCTTCTCGAGACTTTTCCGCCCCGGCAGCACGGCATCGCCATGGCGTTCTTCGGCCTCGGCATTATGTTCGGGCCGATCGTCGGTCCCTTGATGGGCGGCTGGATAACGGACAACTGGTCATGGCACTGGATCTTTTTTATCAATGTCCCCATAGGTGTACTGTCTCTGCTATTGACCTTCCTCGTCATAAAAGACCCGCCTTACATGATGCGGATCAGAATGAAGATGGACTATCTGGGCCTTCTCTTTATCGTGCTCGGCCTGGGCTGCCTTCAAGTAGTGCTCGATAAAGGAGAGCGGGAAGACTGGTTTGCCTCGAATCTCATCGTCTGGCTTTCGGTCACCTCGGTGGTATCACTCGTTCTTTTTGTCCTCGCAGAACTCAGGGCAGAGGCGCCGGTGGTGAGCTTAAAGATTTTCAGGAACGCCTCGTTTTCGGCTGGCAACACCATCATGTTCTTCGCATTTTTCATCATGTTTTCTAGTATCGTGCTGTTGCCCCTGTATCTTCAGACGCTCATGGGCTACACGGCTACACTGGCAGGCGTTGTTCTCGGACCCGGCGGTTTTGCGACGGTCATCGCTTTGTTGATCGCCGGGCCGCTCATAACTAAAGTCAATCCCAAGGCCATCCTTCTGTTCGGCGTGCTCATGCTGGCGCTGTCGGTTTATCTGATGTCCGGATTTAACCTGCTGGCGAGTTTTGAGTCTATAATGTGGCCCCGCATCATTCTCGGTTTCGGTATGGGGTTCATCTTCATTCCTCTTACCAATCTTACACTCTCCACCGTTCGAAAAGAGGATATGGCCAATGCAACCGCCATATTTAACCTTCTTCGGAACCTCGGAGGAAGCTTTGGCGTAGCGTTCGTGACGACCCTGCTGGCGCGGCGGGCGCAGTTCCACCAGCTACGTCTGGTAGAACACCTCACGCCCTTTGATCAACCGTATCAGTTCATGCTCCAGAAAGGGCGGGCAATTTTTGGCAGTCATGGCATCGGAACAATGCTCGCGGATAAGGGTATCCTGGGGATGACGTACAAGAACCTCATCAGGGAGGCTACCATGCTCTCATTTAATGACACCTTCTACCTGCTCGGTATTATGGGTGTCTGCTTGATCCCGTTGGTCTACTTTCTGAGGAGGGGGGCGCATACGGACGTCGGGGCCATGCATTGA
- a CDS encoding HlyD family secretion protein gives MKEQSENFRNHRTKLFVVVGLIMVAGIVSILLYVKYKATHISTDDAFVEGRIHSIASKVVGTVKKVNVQDNQFVKTGETLLELDPIDYDVRVNEASTSLEAERMKLNEQESKAKAAGQQMVELEAQLKAARANLAAEEANLAQSRTDLVRYEGLYKKDAVSKERYERVATGFKVTEAQLEAARARLKQAEAAIATQTAVVKQAENGVTTQRAQIKNKEAMLAQADLNRSYTRILAPVDGYVTKKSVETGNQVSVGMPLLAVVPLDDIWVVANYKETQLKNVRRGQQVSIKADMYSDRKFKGVVDSVMAGTGTVFSLFPPENATGNYVKVVQRIPVKILLDKESNRDHVLRVGMSVVPTIVVE, from the coding sequence ATGAAAGAGCAATCGGAAAATTTCCGGAATCACCGCACAAAGCTGTTCGTTGTTGTCGGTCTCATAATGGTGGCAGGTATTGTCTCCATTTTGCTCTATGTGAAGTATAAGGCTACGCATATCAGCACGGATGATGCCTTTGTAGAGGGCAGGATCCACAGTATAGCCTCAAAAGTGGTGGGCACGGTAAAAAAAGTCAACGTGCAGGACAATCAGTTTGTCAAAACCGGCGAAACGCTTCTGGAGCTCGATCCCATAGATTATGACGTCCGCGTTAATGAAGCATCTACCTCGCTCGAGGCAGAGAGGATGAAATTAAACGAGCAGGAGAGCAAGGCAAAAGCAGCCGGGCAACAAATGGTTGAGTTGGAGGCTCAGCTGAAAGCGGCAAGAGCCAATCTGGCCGCTGAAGAAGCAAACCTCGCCCAGTCAAGGACAGACCTTGTTCGTTATGAGGGCTTGTACAAGAAGGACGCTGTTTCCAAAGAGAGGTATGAACGGGTGGCAACAGGGTTCAAAGTAACCGAAGCACAACTGGAAGCAGCGCGGGCGCGCCTCAAGCAAGCCGAAGCAGCCATTGCTACTCAGACAGCCGTTGTAAAGCAGGCTGAAAATGGGGTTACCACCCAGAGGGCGCAGATCAAGAACAAGGAAGCCATGCTTGCGCAGGCGGACCTGAACAGAAGCTATACCAGGATCCTGGCGCCTGTGGATGGCTACGTGACGAAGAAATCGGTCGAAACCGGCAACCAGGTAAGTGTAGGAATGCCTCTTCTTGCCGTGGTTCCACTGGATGATATCTGGGTGGTGGCAAACTACAAGGAGACTCAGCTTAAAAATGTCAGGCGTGGCCAACAGGTCAGCATAAAGGCCGACATGTATTCCGACAGAAAGTTTAAGGGGGTTGTGGACAGCGTTATGGCAGGAACGGGGACCGTTTTTTCACTCTTTCCGCCCGAGAACGCTACAGGCAATTACGTGAAAGTGGTGCAGCGGATACCGGTCAAGATACTATTGGACAAAGAATCAAACCGTGACCACGTATTGCGCGTCGGCATGTCGGTCGTGCCAACCATAGTCGTAGAATAA
- a CDS encoding TolC family protein, with protein MNVFALKGAAYVVGLGSLKSNNPVGRMMMKEAKRTMSRCALLSLMHALVLVILCCRVYAEPLYLPEGLKMVTAESRLVKIREQEEKTTEADTLVARARLLPNVYASAGQSYLNNTPSVKLNNVHAPISQENYYAYSAAVQQILFDFMGTASQYKASVALLDAKRLDTKRTRNLVALDFAFLYFDALESEKLIAVAEKEKESLEAHLQVARDLHSSGVITKNDLLQAEVKLSDAKQKLLTAQNLRRINGARINTMLARSISMPVELMEPAAADREMISLEAAADKAEKERPEVQMVDTTMKGLGFEETARKSEYYPRFLAQGGYNYTENRYQVYEGIWSVNLLMNINIFSGGATKAELDKIRSRKMTLAVQKKKLLEDIRLELEKYYLDCANAKERIVVTKSAIAQSEENLRINKARYAEGVGLALDVTDAIALQSLAETNYYKSLYDYYRSEAGYLYAIGRELREAYQ; from the coding sequence ATGAACGTATTCGCTTTGAAAGGGGCAGCATACGTGGTAGGCTTAGGTTCGTTAAAGTCGAATAATCCCGTTGGGCGTATGATGATGAAGGAGGCGAAAAGGACGATGTCTCGCTGCGCGCTCCTTTCGTTGATGCATGCTTTAGTGCTTGTAATCTTGTGCTGCCGCGTGTATGCAGAGCCGCTCTACCTCCCGGAAGGGCTGAAAATGGTCACGGCCGAAAGCAGGCTGGTAAAGATACGGGAGCAGGAAGAGAAGACTACGGAAGCCGATACGCTGGTGGCGCGGGCAAGGCTCCTTCCCAATGTCTATGCTTCGGCCGGCCAGAGCTATCTGAATAATACGCCGTCAGTGAAACTGAATAACGTCCATGCCCCGATCAGCCAGGAAAATTATTATGCGTACAGCGCTGCAGTGCAGCAGATTCTCTTTGACTTCATGGGAACGGCTTCCCAGTATAAGGCAAGTGTGGCTCTCCTGGACGCAAAGAGGCTGGATACAAAGAGGACGCGAAACCTTGTCGCGCTCGATTTTGCCTTTCTCTATTTTGACGCTCTGGAGTCGGAGAAGTTGATTGCGGTGGCGGAAAAGGAGAAGGAGAGTCTGGAAGCCCATCTGCAGGTTGCCCGCGACCTGCACAGCTCAGGTGTCATAACCAAGAATGATCTTCTGCAGGCGGAGGTGAAACTCTCCGACGCTAAGCAGAAGTTGCTCACGGCCCAAAACTTAAGAAGGATCAATGGAGCCAGAATAAACACGATGCTGGCACGCTCCATTTCCATGCCCGTAGAACTGATGGAACCGGCTGCCGCGGACCGAGAAATGATTTCTCTTGAGGCTGCGGCCGATAAGGCTGAAAAAGAGCGACCCGAGGTCCAGATGGTTGATACCACGATGAAGGGGTTGGGCTTTGAGGAGACAGCACGCAAATCGGAATACTACCCGAGATTTCTGGCTCAGGGCGGCTATAACTACACGGAGAATAGGTACCAGGTGTACGAAGGCATCTGGTCCGTGAATCTTCTCATGAACATCAATATTTTCAGTGGAGGCGCCACCAAGGCTGAACTGGATAAGATCAGATCCCGCAAGATGACCCTCGCAGTTCAGAAGAAAAAGCTTCTGGAGGATATCAGGCTTGAACTGGAGAAGTACTATCTCGATTGTGCCAACGCAAAGGAGCGGATCGTTGTAACAAAGAGTGCGATTGCACAATCGGAGGAGAATCTCAGGATCAATAAGGCGAGATACGCGGAAGGCGTCGGGCTGGCGTTGGATGTTACGGATGCCATTGCCCTGCAGAGTCTGGCGGAAACCAACTACTACAAATCCCTGTATGATTACTACCGGTCGGAGGCCGGCTATCTTTACGCCATCGGCAGAGAGTTGAGGGAAGCTTATCAATGA
- a CDS encoding type III pantothenate kinase — protein sequence MLLVIDIGNTNIVFGVYRDDTLVNHWRLSTAIQKTIDEYAILLNSLIYFEKMRLQDFHSAIISCVVPPLLIPFHLVCKKYMGIEPLVVEPGIKTGMPILYDNPQEVGADRIVNAVAGYERHKKPLIIVDFGTATTFDYVTAKGEYQGGVIAPGMMISLEALFERASKLPRVELVKPKEIIGKNTITAMQAGIIYGYVSLVDGIVRRMKDKVKTDPYVIGTGGLANLIYKESETIDEVDELLTLKGLKILYEKNKDQHKFK from the coding sequence ATGCTTCTGGTCATCGATATAGGTAATACGAATATCGTCTTCGGCGTTTACAGGGATGACACACTGGTCAACCACTGGCGCTTGAGCACGGCGATACAGAAGACCATTGACGAATACGCCATCCTGCTGAACAGCCTCATCTATTTTGAGAAGATGCGGCTCCAGGATTTTCATAGTGCCATCATATCCTGCGTGGTGCCGCCGCTCTTGATTCCGTTTCATCTGGTCTGCAAGAAATATATGGGTATAGAGCCCCTGGTGGTTGAACCGGGCATAAAAACGGGCATGCCCATTCTTTACGATAATCCGCAGGAGGTTGGGGCCGACCGGATTGTCAACGCCGTGGCCGGTTACGAACGGCACAAGAAACCGCTTATCATTGTAGATTTCGGAACGGCAACCACCTTTGACTATGTAACTGCCAAGGGTGAATACCAGGGTGGCGTCATCGCGCCTGGCATGATGATATCTCTGGAAGCGCTGTTTGAGAGGGCGTCAAAACTGCCGCGTGTCGAGCTTGTAAAACCGAAGGAGATAATCGGCAAGAACACCATCACGGCAATGCAGGCAGGCATCATATATGGCTACGTCAGCCTTGTAGACGGCATAGTAAGACGCATGAAGGATAAAGTGAAGACTGATCCTTACGTGATCGGAACGGGTGGGCTGGCTAACCTTATCTATAAAGAGTCAGAGACCATTGATGAAGTGGATGAGCTCCTCACACTTAAAGGTCTCAAAATCCTTTATGAGAAAAACAAGGACCAGCACAAGTTCAAGTAA
- a CDS encoding biotin--[acetyl-CoA-carboxylase] ligase, translated as MNRLGEILGFLTEGDEYVSGDYISSRLGLTRTAVWKYVKQLRQMGYAINTLKGMGYSLKSAPDRLYPWEVERYLRTRCIGRNIEYKESTDSTNALAFRLALGGAGEGTCVIAEEQKAGKGRLQRTWFSPFGKNLYLSVILRPRLHPSLVYPVSFLSSLAVHNTLVELGLEPSLKWPNDVLVNGKKICGTLLELSTEADLVRFVVVGVGLNVNLERAEMQDDIRSKATSLHLETKIVYERARVCGMLLGNIESYYDLLKSKGPVMLARMWEEKAKIKGKYLEVTQQGEVFRGIAHGVGEDGALLLDDRGKVQRIIAGDVSF; from the coding sequence GTGAATAGGCTTGGTGAGATCCTTGGTTTCCTGACGGAGGGGGACGAGTATGTCTCCGGGGACTACATATCATCCCGGTTGGGTCTCACGAGGACAGCTGTCTGGAAATATGTAAAGCAGCTCCGGCAGATGGGTTATGCCATTAATACGCTCAAAGGCATGGGTTACAGTCTCAAGAGCGCACCCGATCGGCTTTATCCGTGGGAAGTGGAGCGTTACCTCCGCACGCGCTGCATCGGTCGGAACATCGAGTATAAAGAGTCTACCGATTCCACCAATGCCTTAGCCTTTCGGCTTGCTCTCGGTGGCGCCGGCGAGGGAACCTGTGTCATTGCCGAGGAGCAGAAAGCGGGCAAAGGCCGCCTGCAGAGAACGTGGTTCTCGCCCTTCGGTAAAAACCTCTATCTGTCGGTGATTCTGCGGCCGCGACTCCACCCTTCTCTTGTCTACCCTGTTTCTTTCTTGTCGTCTCTTGCAGTTCATAACACGCTGGTTGAGCTTGGTCTTGAACCAAGTTTGAAATGGCCGAACGATGTGCTCGTGAACGGCAAGAAGATCTGCGGAACACTCCTTGAACTTTCGACGGAAGCCGACCTTGTCCGGTTCGTGGTTGTGGGTGTCGGTCTCAATGTGAACTTGGAAAGAGCAGAGATGCAAGACGATATACGATCAAAGGCAACATCCCTGCACCTGGAGACGAAAATTGTCTATGAAAGAGCCCGCGTTTGTGGCATGCTATTGGGCAACATAGAGTCGTATTACGACCTTCTGAAGAGCAAAGGCCCGGTGATGCTCGCGAGAATGTGGGAGGAAAAAGCGAAGATCAAGGGGAAGTATCTCGAGGTCACGCAGCAGGGAGAGGTTTTTAGGGGAATTGCTCATGGGGTAGGTGAGGACGGCGCTCTACTTCTCGACGACCGAGGAAAGGTGCAAAGAATAATTGCAGGGGACGTCTCTTTTTAA